The proteins below come from a single Acidobacteriota bacterium genomic window:
- the argC gene encoding N-acetyl-gamma-glutamyl-phosphate reductase, with amino-acid sequence MTEGTQRIGVGVVGATGYGGQELVRLLARHPAADLKVALGSSQADQPRTLPGLARIWDGQVTAYSPDALAGCDVVFLGTPEAFAATSATELLARGHRVIDMSGAFRLKDPALRSRFYPSTPDPMPDGTVYSLPEFDAALLPSARLVSCPGCYPTAALLSLLPLTQANLLQGDVIVDAKSGVSGAGKGASERTHFSENHGSVAAYALFGHRHTPEMEQALGLRVTFTPHLVPLDRGILSTTYARLTPGVTAAQVQEAMTAAYADAFFVRLTGDRLPEIKHVAHTNFCDIGWKVDEVTGRLIVVAVLDNLLKGAAGQAVQQFNLMYGLPIEEGLL; translated from the coding sequence ATGACTGAGGGGACGCAACGCATCGGAGTCGGAGTGGTGGGCGCCACGGGATACGGCGGCCAGGAACTCGTGCGACTCCTCGCCAGACACCCGGCGGCCGACCTGAAGGTCGCGCTCGGATCGAGTCAAGCCGATCAGCCCCGCACCCTGCCGGGCCTGGCGCGCATCTGGGACGGACAGGTCACGGCTTACAGCCCCGACGCGCTCGCAGGCTGCGACGTCGTGTTCCTCGGAACCCCGGAAGCCTTCGCGGCTACGAGCGCGACCGAACTGCTGGCGCGCGGGCATCGCGTGATCGACATGTCGGGTGCCTTCCGCCTGAAGGATCCGGCCCTGCGGTCGCGGTTCTATCCGTCCACGCCGGACCCGATGCCCGACGGCACCGTGTACAGCCTGCCGGAGTTCGACGCGGCGCTCCTGCCGTCGGCGCGACTGGTGTCCTGCCCTGGCTGCTACCCGACTGCCGCCCTGTTGTCACTCCTGCCGCTCACGCAGGCGAACCTGCTGCAGGGCGACGTCATCGTCGACGCCAAGTCCGGCGTCTCCGGGGCCGGCAAGGGTGCGAGCGAGCGCACGCATTTCTCGGAGAACCACGGCAGCGTGGCGGCGTACGCGCTGTTCGGTCACAGGCACACGCCGGAGATGGAACAGGCGCTCGGCCTGCGCGTCACGTTCACGCCGCACCTCGTGCCCCTCGATCGCGGCATCCTGTCGACGACGTATGCGCGGTTGACGCCGGGCGTCACGGCCGCACAGGTGCAGGAGGCGATGACCGCCGCGTACGCCGACGCGTTCTTCGTGCGGCTCACCGGCGATCGACTGCCCGAGATCAAGCACGTCGCGCACACGAACTTCTGCGACATCGGCTGGAAGGTGGATGAAGTGACGGGCCGCCTGATCGTCGTGGCTGTGCTCGACAACCTGCTGAAGGGCGCGGCCGGTCAGGCCGTCCAGCAGTTCAACCTGATGTACGGCCTGCCGATCGAGGAAGGGCTGCTGTGA
- the argR gene encoding arginine repressor, which translates to MMKGTRHGVIRDVIQRESITSQEMLRQRLRAEGVEVTQATLSRDLREMGVVKRASDGAYQRLVAGSLSAGDAIGALQRTTAEFLLRVDRSEQLVVLRTDSGQAALLAIAIDRAALTEVLGTVAGDDTILVICRGAEAAEAFLQRLETWRSGASLRVAAFR; encoded by the coding sequence ATGATGAAAGGCACGAGACACGGCGTCATCCGTGACGTCATCCAGCGTGAGAGCATCACCAGCCAGGAGATGCTGCGGCAGCGGTTGCGGGCCGAGGGCGTCGAGGTCACGCAGGCGACGCTGTCGCGCGACTTGCGCGAGATGGGCGTCGTCAAGCGGGCCAGCGACGGGGCGTATCAGCGGCTCGTGGCGGGCAGCCTGTCGGCGGGCGATGCGATCGGTGCGCTCCAGCGCACCACCGCAGAGTTCCTGCTGCGCGTGGATCGGTCCGAGCAGCTCGTGGTGCTGCGGACCGACTCCGGGCAGGCGGCATTGCTGGCCATCGCGATCGATCGTGCGGCGCTGACCGAGGTGCTCGGCACCGTGGCTGGCGACGACACCATCCTGGTGATCTGCCGAGGCGCGGAGGCGGCCGAGGCGTTCCTGCAACGACTCGAGACGTGGCGCTCCGGCGCATCGCTTCGCGTGGCGGCGTTCCGGTAA
- the argH gene encoding argininosuccinate lyase, whose product MSNLWSGRFASAPDQDVFAFGASFAFDRRLFDDDVEGSRAWSEALLRAGVLSADEQRALDEALTALREAAAADPAFVSGDDEDVHAFVERQLVARVGATGKRLHTGRSRNEQVSLDLRLYLRRRIRDLQRRLLSLVEAFCARAAEAGDAPLPAYTHLRRAQPVLEAHYWLAHASAFRRACERFDAVYAEADALPLGSGAIAGNSFPIDVEFLRTRLGFSRVVANSMDTVADRDFVSSFLHACALVMIHVSRLAEDVIVYGSEEFGFFELDDSVTTGSSLMPQKKNPDPMELVRGKTGRVIGRHTGWLVSMKGLPSGYNKDLQEDKEAVFDTEDTVAGSLMSCEAVVRTLRVRRDVTQRAAGGFMLATDVADYLVRKGLPFRDAHELVGGMVRTLIEQRRDIESLTPDDWRSFSPLFADDVVETVTPLASIGARRTPQSTAPAAVAARLAEMQEWIARQG is encoded by the coding sequence ATGTCGAATCTGTGGTCGGGTCGTTTTGCCAGTGCTCCGGATCAGGACGTGTTCGCGTTCGGGGCGTCGTTTGCCTTCGACCGTCGTCTCTTCGACGACGATGTGGAGGGGAGTCGGGCGTGGTCGGAGGCGTTGCTGCGGGCGGGTGTCCTGTCCGCCGACGAGCAGCGCGCGCTCGACGAGGCGCTGACGGCGCTGCGCGAGGCGGCCGCCGCCGATCCCGCGTTCGTGTCGGGAGACGATGAGGACGTCCACGCGTTCGTCGAACGTCAGCTCGTGGCGCGTGTCGGCGCAACGGGCAAGCGTCTGCATACTGGACGTTCGCGCAACGAACAGGTGTCCCTCGACCTGCGCCTCTATCTCCGTCGCCGCATACGTGATCTGCAACGGCGCCTGCTGTCGCTCGTCGAGGCGTTCTGCGCGCGTGCGGCCGAAGCCGGAGACGCGCCGCTGCCGGCGTACACGCACCTGCGCCGCGCGCAGCCCGTGCTCGAAGCGCACTACTGGCTCGCGCACGCGTCGGCGTTCCGACGTGCGTGCGAGCGGTTCGATGCCGTCTACGCCGAAGCCGACGCGTTGCCGCTCGGCTCTGGCGCCATCGCCGGCAACTCCTTCCCGATCGACGTCGAGTTCCTTCGCACGCGTCTCGGGTTCTCGCGCGTCGTGGCCAACAGCATGGACACGGTGGCCGATCGCGACTTCGTGTCGAGCTTCCTCCACGCGTGCGCGCTCGTGATGATTCACGTCAGCCGCCTGGCCGAGGACGTGATCGTGTACGGCTCGGAGGAGTTCGGGTTCTTCGAGCTCGACGACTCGGTGACGACGGGCAGCAGCCTGATGCCACAGAAGAAGAATCCGGATCCGATGGAGCTCGTGCGCGGCAAGACCGGACGCGTGATCGGGCGGCACACGGGGTGGCTCGTGTCGATGAAGGGCCTGCCGAGCGGATACAACAAGGATCTGCAGGAAGACAAGGAAGCGGTGTTCGACACCGAAGACACGGTGGCCGGCAGCCTCATGTCGTGCGAGGCCGTGGTGCGGACGCTGCGCGTGCGCCGCGACGTCACGCAGCGCGCGGCCGGCGGCTTCATGCTGGCCACCGACGTGGCGGACTACCTCGTGCGCAAGGGCCTGCCGTTCCGCGACGCGCACGAACTGGTCGGTGGCATGGTGCGTACACTAATCGAGCAGCGGCGCGACATCGAATCGCTCACGCCGGACGACTGGCGCTCCTTCTCGCCGCTGTTTGCCGACGATGTGGTGGAGACCGTGACGCCGCTGGCCTCGATCGGCGCGCGCCGGACGCCGCAGAGCACCGCGCCCGCCGCCGTGGCGGCTCGCCTGGCCGAGATGCAGGAGTGGATTGCGCGGCAGGGATGA
- a CDS encoding argininosuccinate synthase translates to MTQQRVVLAHAGDAATLCAIPWLAREAEVVTVTVDVGQGESLLAVRERALEAGAVRAHVLDARDAFAQDAVLPALRAGAIGFDGDPHAAVLALPIVASQVAIVAAMEQADALAHGGSGQAAARMSRLLAAVSRIPVLPGVETMPVDARQAAVRVLQLDTEAGPVARATLWGRSIAVDGSLDAPLDEAKFSQTRAALRASEAPATVEIGFDAGTPRRVNGVTMSLVELLSSLDTIAAAHGVGRVDVLVPEGNGVRREVAEAPAATVLQIAFRELESLTMPWSLRTLRRRLAETYVDLLRTGDWHGATRDAIDALADRALRHATATIRLRFYKGSVQVVGRNAE, encoded by the coding sequence ATGACACAGCAACGGGTGGTGCTCGCCCATGCGGGCGATGCCGCCACGCTCTGCGCGATTCCCTGGCTCGCGCGAGAGGCGGAAGTGGTCACCGTGACGGTGGACGTCGGGCAGGGCGAGAGCCTGCTGGCCGTGCGCGAACGTGCGCTCGAAGCGGGCGCGGTCCGCGCGCACGTGCTCGACGCGCGCGACGCCTTCGCGCAGGACGCCGTGCTCCCGGCGCTGCGCGCGGGCGCGATCGGTTTCGACGGCGATCCGCACGCCGCGGTACTCGCGCTCCCCATCGTGGCGTCGCAGGTGGCCATCGTGGCAGCGATGGAGCAGGCCGACGCGCTCGCGCATGGCGGCAGCGGCCAGGCGGCCGCACGCATGTCTCGATTGCTGGCGGCCGTGTCGCGCATCCCGGTGCTGCCGGGCGTGGAGACGATGCCGGTCGACGCGCGGCAGGCGGCAGTCAGAGTGCTGCAACTCGATACGGAGGCGGGACCCGTCGCCCGCGCCACGCTCTGGGGCCGCTCGATCGCCGTCGACGGATCGCTCGACGCCCCGCTGGACGAGGCGAAGTTCTCGCAGACGCGTGCGGCACTCCGTGCCTCGGAGGCTCCGGCCACCGTGGAGATCGGCTTCGACGCCGGCACGCCGCGTCGCGTGAACGGCGTGACGATGTCGCTCGTCGAGTTGCTGAGCAGTCTCGATACGATCGCGGCGGCGCACGGCGTGGGCCGCGTGGACGTGCTCGTGCCCGAAGGCAATGGCGTGCGACGGGAAGTGGCCGAAGCGCCGGCTGCGACCGTGCTCCAGATCGCCTTCCGCGAACTCGAATCCCTCACGATGCCCTGGTCGCTCCGCACGCTCCGTCGTCGTCTCGCCGAAACGTACGTCGACCTGCTGCGCACCGGCGACTGGCACGGCGCCACGCGCGACGCCATCGACGCCCTCGCCGACAGGGCCCTGCGTCACGCCACGGCCACGATCCGCTTACGCTTCTACAAAGGCAGCGTGCAGGTGGTGGGGCGGAATGCCGAATGA
- a CDS encoding enoyl-ACP reductase → MSDFSGRTGLIVGVANKRSLAWAIAQQVDAAGARLVLTYQNDRLKENVDELAAQLTTPPILLPCDVSRDEDLVSLVEALDTHVDGLDFVVHGASFAPREALSAPFVETSREAFRMALDISAYSLVALARATAPLMVRKGGGSIVTLSYLGSDRVFPNYNVMGVAKAALESSVRYLAADLGPQNIRVNTISAGPVKTLAASGISGFSGILQVYRDRAALKRNIDGGDVAGAAMFLLSDWSKGVSGEVIYVDGGYRPMGM, encoded by the coding sequence ATGTCGGACTTCTCGGGACGCACCGGCCTCATCGTCGGTGTCGCCAACAAGCGCTCGCTCGCCTGGGCGATCGCGCAGCAGGTCGACGCCGCCGGCGCCCGCCTCGTGCTCACCTACCAGAACGATCGACTGAAGGAGAACGTCGACGAACTGGCCGCGCAACTGACCACGCCGCCGATCCTCCTGCCGTGCGACGTGAGCCGCGACGAGGATCTCGTGAGCCTCGTCGAGGCGCTCGATACGCACGTCGACGGGCTCGACTTCGTCGTCCATGGCGCGTCGTTCGCGCCGCGTGAAGCGCTCTCGGCACCGTTTGTCGAAACGTCGCGAGAGGCGTTCCGCATGGCGCTCGACATCAGTGCCTACTCGCTCGTCGCCCTCGCACGCGCCACCGCACCGCTCATGGTCCGCAAGGGCGGCGGCAGTATCGTCACGCTGTCGTACCTGGGGTCCGATCGCGTGTTCCCGAACTACAACGTGATGGGCGTGGCCAAGGCGGCGCTCGAGTCGTCGGTGCGCTACCTCGCGGCCGACCTCGGCCCGCAGAACATCCGTGTCAACACGATCTCCGCTGGTCCGGTGAAGACGCTCGCCGCGTCGGGCATCTCGGGCTTCTCGGGCATCCTGCAGGTATACCGCGACCGCGCCGCGCTCAAGCGCAACATCGACGGCGGCGACGTCGCCGGTGCCGCGATGTTCCTGCTCTCGGACTGGAGCAAGGGCGTCAGCGGGGAAGTGATCTACGTCGACGGCGGCTACAGACCGATGGGCATGTAA
- a CDS encoding DUF11 domain-containing protein, with the protein MTERRMGRWWMTAGACGLLAVGSWGGRAMAPGALRASSDVETRPAATVGSGRALPTQEALMQMAAAPLHFERNRGQAPADATFVARGAGYTVLLSGSATTLLLETRDAGSPDDGRSRSTVVRTRLVGADTPASVDGEAVLPGTVNYFRGNDPARWQRDVPTFERVRAEAVYPGIDVVYYGNQRQLQYDFRLAAGARPDRIGLAFDGVDDMSIDASGDLVLRVGEQELRQEQPFTYQDGPGGRVEIASRFVMTGPNQIGFEVGDYDRHLPLVIGPVVTYSSYFGGDSEEIPFDVAVGPDGSVYVTGVTSDLAAFPTVNAFQPTSGSQPDAFVTRFQPNGNSLAIVYSTYLGGSGIENVVSGVGHTGDVAVDAAGTAHVTGVTRSADFPVTPGAHDTTFGGPNQSDAFYTRISSTGQLLYSTYVGGIATDAGFGVALGPGGVAYVVGYTASDAVTEQAPVTSNAYDQIMDGGSDAFVARFTAAGVLDYFTYLGGTGGEASFYTGAIAVDQAGYVYVATDSSSSNNYLPANGFDTTVGNLSAGGFFVTLDTTRIGAAQLLYSTYITGTNGQLWPYGVAVNSAGIAYIVGETSTSIGFPIKNAVQPTYVGGNRDGWLMKIDTTKTGTDSLLFSTYLGGDQSDVAHDVAIDHLGRAVVAGTTFSSGTGVVVKFPLVQQVASCPTFVRISPFVTIFKADGSGYDLSSCYVDSYVFYGVATGPNGEIWLVGNTNDNLTNPPTTGGVPMVNAEQGTYGRDFPGSGGDMDALVVRLSPSTDLAIAKAAAPNPVLPGGTLTYTLTVTNAGGETASSVQVADTLPATTTYASCVATNGGVCGGSGNARTVTYATLAAGASSTITIAATVNASVGAGATISNTATVSSAMHDPVLANNTATAEVSTPTLDPAGDADGDGLTNEFETRYGLNPFSGGSGHGPGDDPDGDGRTNTQEQADGTHPRGFVITYLAEGATGPFFDTRLAIANPTSSPALVLTRFQKGDGTTIRDYRIVPAMQRATIDVETLAGLDAAEFSTLIEADVQVVADRTMTWDDTGYGSHAERGILTRTATKWYFAEGATFDRFNLFYLIQNPNTQAAQVRVTYLLPSGNPLVKDYVVAPQSRFNIWVDSEGRNDPALAPLASAELSAIVESTNGVPIIAERAMYLDQPGRPLGAGHESAGITAPSTQWFLAEGATGSYFDMFILIANPEPTDATVQADFLLGTGQVLTKTYTVAGRSRFNIWVDREDPLLADAALSTRITSTNGVPLIVERAMWWPGPTSATWQEAHNSPGETTTGTRWAMAEGEVGGARKTATYVLIANTSPFAGMARATVLFEDGSAPIAKVFPLVANSRANVTPAVDFPETAGKRFGMLIESIGATPAQIVVERAMYSDAGGVRWAAGTNALATKLQ; encoded by the coding sequence ATGACCGAGCGACGAATGGGGCGATGGTGGATGACGGCCGGAGCATGCGGCCTGCTGGCGGTGGGGTCGTGGGGTGGACGTGCGATGGCGCCAGGGGCGCTGCGTGCCTCGTCGGATGTGGAGACGCGTCCCGCGGCCACGGTCGGGAGCGGGCGCGCGCTGCCGACGCAGGAGGCGCTGATGCAGATGGCTGCCGCGCCGCTGCACTTCGAACGCAACCGTGGCCAGGCACCTGCTGACGCGACATTCGTCGCGCGCGGTGCCGGATACACCGTGCTGTTGTCGGGCTCGGCGACGACCCTCCTGCTCGAGACTCGAGACGCCGGTTCTCCGGACGACGGACGTTCGCGCTCCACCGTCGTGCGCACGCGACTGGTCGGGGCCGACACACCCGCCTCGGTCGACGGTGAGGCGGTACTTCCCGGTACGGTCAACTACTTCCGCGGCAACGATCCCGCGCGGTGGCAGCGCGACGTCCCGACCTTCGAACGCGTCCGCGCCGAGGCCGTGTATCCCGGAATCGACGTCGTGTACTACGGCAACCAGCGGCAGTTGCAGTATGACTTCCGCCTGGCCGCGGGTGCGCGTCCCGACCGGATCGGGCTGGCATTCGACGGTGTCGACGATATGTCGATCGACGCCAGCGGCGATCTGGTGCTGCGCGTTGGCGAGCAGGAACTGCGCCAGGAGCAGCCGTTCACGTACCAGGACGGTCCAGGCGGCCGCGTCGAAATCGCAAGCCGATTCGTGATGACCGGGCCCAACCAGATCGGGTTCGAGGTCGGCGACTACGACAGGCATCTGCCTCTGGTCATCGGTCCCGTCGTCACGTACTCCAGTTACTTCGGCGGCGACAGCGAGGAGATCCCGTTCGACGTGGCTGTTGGCCCTGACGGCAGCGTGTACGTCACGGGTGTCACGAGCGATCTCGCAGCGTTTCCCACCGTCAACGCGTTCCAGCCGACGAGCGGCTCGCAACCCGACGCGTTCGTGACCAGATTCCAGCCCAACGGCAACTCGCTCGCGATCGTGTACTCGACGTACCTCGGAGGGAGCGGAATCGAGAACGTCGTCAGTGGCGTTGGTCACACGGGTGACGTGGCGGTCGACGCCGCAGGGACGGCGCATGTCACCGGCGTCACGCGGTCCGCCGACTTCCCGGTGACACCAGGCGCGCACGACACGACGTTCGGCGGCCCCAACCAGTCCGACGCGTTCTACACACGTATCAGCAGCACGGGACAACTGCTGTACTCAACGTACGTCGGAGGTATTGCCACCGACGCGGGGTTCGGCGTGGCACTCGGCCCGGGCGGCGTCGCGTATGTCGTCGGCTACACGGCATCGGATGCCGTCACCGAACAGGCGCCGGTCACCAGCAACGCCTACGACCAGATCATGGACGGAGGCAGCGATGCGTTCGTCGCCAGGTTCACGGCCGCCGGTGTCCTCGACTACTTCACCTACCTCGGCGGCACCGGAGGCGAAGCGTCGTTCTACACAGGGGCCATCGCCGTGGACCAGGCTGGCTACGTCTACGTCGCTACCGACAGCAGCAGTTCGAACAACTACCTGCCGGCCAACGGGTTCGACACCACGGTCGGCAATCTGTCTGCCGGCGGATTCTTCGTCACGCTCGATACGACGCGCATCGGCGCCGCACAGTTGCTCTACTCCACCTACATCACCGGCACGAACGGCCAGCTCTGGCCCTATGGGGTGGCGGTCAACAGCGCGGGCATCGCCTACATCGTCGGCGAGACGAGCACGAGCATCGGCTTCCCGATCAAGAACGCCGTGCAGCCCACTTACGTCGGTGGCAATCGCGATGGCTGGCTGATGAAGATCGATACGACGAAGACGGGCACCGATTCGCTCCTGTTCTCGACGTATCTCGGCGGCGATCAATCGGACGTCGCGCACGACGTTGCCATCGACCACCTCGGACGCGCCGTCGTCGCCGGGACGACGTTCTCGAGCGGAACCGGTGTCGTGGTCAAGTTCCCGCTCGTCCAGCAGGTGGCCAGTTGTCCGACGTTCGTGCGCATCTCGCCCTTCGTCACGATCTTCAAGGCCGATGGATCCGGGTACGACCTGTCGTCGTGCTACGTCGACAGCTATGTGTTCTACGGCGTCGCGACAGGACCCAATGGCGAAATCTGGCTCGTCGGCAACACCAACGACAACCTCACCAACCCGCCGACGACGGGCGGCGTGCCCATGGTGAACGCCGAGCAGGGGACGTACGGGCGCGACTTCCCCGGTTCCGGCGGCGACATGGACGCGCTCGTCGTCCGCCTGTCGCCATCCACGGATCTCGCGATTGCCAAGGCCGCTGCGCCCAATCCCGTCCTGCCAGGCGGCACGCTCACATACACGCTCACGGTCACCAACGCGGGCGGCGAGACGGCCTCGAGCGTCCAGGTCGCCGATACGTTGCCCGCGACGACAACGTATGCGTCGTGCGTGGCCACCAACGGCGGCGTGTGCGGCGGCAGCGGCAATGCCAGGACGGTCACCTACGCGACGTTGGCCGCCGGCGCGTCGTCCACCATCACGATCGCGGCGACCGTCAACGCCAGCGTCGGCGCCGGCGCGACGATCAGCAACACGGCGACGGTGAGCAGTGCGATGCATGACCCGGTGCTGGCCAACAACACGGCGACGGCTGAGGTCTCGACACCCACCCTCGATCCCGCGGGAGACGCCGATGGCGACGGGCTGACCAACGAGTTCGAGACGCGGTACGGCCTGAATCCGTTCTCCGGCGGTTCGGGCCATGGTCCCGGTGACGACCCTGATGGCGACGGCCGCACCAACACCCAGGAACAGGCAGACGGCACGCATCCACGCGGGTTCGTGATCACCTACCTGGCCGAAGGCGCGACCGGGCCCTTCTTCGATACACGGCTGGCCATCGCCAATCCGACCTCGTCGCCGGCGCTCGTGCTGACGCGCTTCCAGAAAGGCGACGGGACGACGATTCGTGACTACCGCATCGTGCCGGCGATGCAGCGCGCGACGATTGACGTGGAGACGCTGGCGGGGCTCGACGCGGCGGAGTTCTCGACGCTGATCGAAGCCGACGTCCAGGTGGTGGCCGACCGCACCATGACGTGGGACGACACGGGGTACGGCAGCCACGCCGAGCGCGGCATCCTGACGCGGACGGCGACGAAGTGGTATTTCGCCGAAGGCGCCACGTTCGACAGGTTCAACCTGTTCTACCTGATTCAGAACCCGAATACGCAGGCCGCGCAGGTGCGCGTCACCTATCTCCTGCCGTCCGGCAATCCGCTCGTCAAGGACTACGTGGTGGCACCGCAGAGCCGATTCAACATCTGGGTGGACAGCGAAGGCCGGAACGATCCGGCGCTCGCGCCACTGGCCAGTGCTGAGCTGTCGGCGATCGTCGAGTCCACCAACGGCGTCCCGATCATCGCCGAACGCGCGATGTATCTCGATCAACCCGGCCGCCCGCTCGGCGCAGGGCATGAGAGTGCCGGCATCACCGCCCCATCCACGCAGTGGTTCCTGGCCGAAGGCGCCACCGGGAGCTACTTCGACATGTTCATCCTGATCGCCAACCCGGAACCCACCGACGCGACAGTGCAGGCCGACTTCCTGCTCGGTACCGGCCAGGTCCTCACGAAGACGTACACCGTGGCGGGCAGGAGCCGGTTCAACATCTGGGTCGATCGCGAGGATCCGCTGCTTGCCGACGCGGCGCTGTCCACGCGCATCACGTCCACCAACGGCGTGCCGCTCATCGTCGAGCGCGCGATGTGGTGGCCTGGCCCGACGTCGGCGACGTGGCAGGAGGCACACAACAGTCCCGGAGAGACCACGACGGGCACGCGATGGGCGATGGCTGAAGGTGAAGTCGGCGGCGCACGCAAGACGGCGACCTACGTGCTGATCGCCAACACGTCACCCTTCGCGGGCATGGCTCGCGCCACGGTGCTGTTCGAGGACGGCAGCGCGCCGATCGCGAAGGTCTTCCCGCTCGTCGCCAACAGCCGGGCGAACGTGACGCCGGCGGTGGACTTCCCGGAAACGGCAGGCAAGCGCTTCGGCATGCTGATCGAGAGCATCGGCGCGACACCGGCACAGATCGTTGTCGAGCGCGCCATGTATTCGGATGCCGGCGGTGTGCGCTGGGCAGCGGGCACGAACGCGCTGGCGACCAAACTGCAATAG